One Undibacter mobilis genomic region harbors:
- a CDS encoding response regulator, translating to MKRQLSSKEEHAFLRATIDNMQQGVALYDADHKLVTWNERFVEYLEMPEEFLGTDRTFSDYIRYLGARGEFGEDVDIEKELAKRLTVLGTSHSFERTRPDGMVMEVRRDPVPGGGFIAIYADITERKKQELALRKAMEDAESANKVKSSFLANMSHELRTPLNAIIGYSELLAEDAQDRGDKAALGDLEKISAAGKHLLGLINEILDLSKIEAGKMEVYLERLDLPKTIADVKTIVDPMIGKNGNRLVIECPPDIGTLKTDLTKLKQCLINLLSNAAKFTKQGTVLLRLSREASDDGRDLVRFDVGDSGIGMTPEQVGRLFQAFTQADSSTTRNFGGTGLGLTITRHFVTMLGGAIDVVSAPGQGTTFSIVLPDREGGEGETSVADDLGLAPEGVASSITVLIVDDDPAVHDVLSATLGREGYVLLHARDGAEALAIMRKSPPDIVTLDVQMPKIDGWSVLGIMKSEPALEHIPVIMLTIVDDRNLGFSLGASEFMTKPIDRNKLTALLRKLAPAKTDSTILIVDDDADVRELIGNTVKAAGMTPAQAANGREALGWLSNHQAPALVLLDLMMPEVDGFEFLEKVRDLDSMKDVPIVVLTAKDLTDEERAFLAERTLLVLSKSGQPIGTLGAALSALAHRHHAGAAKHTN from the coding sequence ATGAAGCGACAATTATCGTCGAAGGAAGAACACGCCTTCCTGCGCGCGACGATCGACAACATGCAGCAGGGCGTCGCCCTGTACGACGCCGACCACAAGCTCGTCACCTGGAACGAGCGCTTCGTCGAGTATCTGGAAATGCCGGAGGAGTTCCTCGGCACCGACCGGACCTTCTCCGACTACATCCGCTATCTCGGCGCCCGCGGCGAGTTCGGCGAGGATGTCGACATCGAAAAGGAGCTGGCCAAACGTCTCACCGTGCTCGGCACCTCGCATTCGTTCGAGCGCACCCGGCCGGACGGCATGGTCATGGAAGTGCGCCGCGATCCGGTGCCGGGCGGCGGCTTCATCGCCATCTACGCCGACATCACCGAACGCAAGAAGCAAGAACTGGCGCTGCGCAAGGCGATGGAAGATGCCGAGTCCGCCAACAAGGTGAAGTCGTCCTTCCTGGCCAATATGAGCCACGAGCTGCGCACGCCGCTCAACGCCATCATCGGCTACAGCGAATTGCTCGCCGAAGATGCGCAGGACCGCGGCGACAAGGCCGCGCTCGGCGACCTGGAAAAGATCAGCGCCGCCGGCAAGCATCTGCTCGGGCTGATCAACGAGATTCTCGATCTGTCCAAGATCGAAGCCGGCAAGATGGAGGTCTATCTCGAGCGCCTCGATCTGCCGAAGACGATCGCCGACGTGAAGACCATCGTCGATCCGATGATCGGCAAGAACGGCAACCGGCTGGTCATCGAATGTCCGCCGGATATCGGCACGCTGAAGACGGACCTCACCAAGCTCAAGCAGTGCCTGATCAATCTGCTCAGCAACGCCGCGAAATTCACCAAACAGGGGACCGTGCTGCTGCGGCTGTCGCGCGAGGCGAGCGATGACGGCCGCGACCTGGTCCGCTTCGATGTCGGCGACAGCGGCATCGGGATGACGCCTGAGCAGGTCGGCCGGCTGTTCCAGGCCTTCACCCAGGCCGATTCATCGACCACCCGCAATTTCGGCGGCACGGGACTCGGTCTCACCATCACTCGGCATTTCGTCACCATGCTCGGCGGCGCGATCGATGTCGTCAGCGCGCCGGGCCAGGGCACGACCTTCAGCATCGTATTGCCCGACCGCGAGGGCGGCGAGGGCGAAACCTCCGTCGCCGACGATCTTGGTCTGGCGCCGGAAGGCGTCGCTTCGTCGATCACGGTGCTGATCGTCGACGACGATCCGGCGGTGCATGATGTGCTGTCGGCGACGCTCGGTCGCGAAGGCTACGTGCTGCTGCACGCGCGCGACGGTGCCGAGGCGCTGGCCATCATGCGCAAATCGCCGCCGGATATCGTCACGCTCGACGTGCAGATGCCGAAGATCGATGGCTGGTCGGTGCTGGGAATCATGAAGTCGGAGCCGGCGCTCGAACATATTCCGGTGATCATGCTCACCATCGTCGACGACCGCAATCTCGGCTTCTCGCTCGGCGCGTCCGAGTTCATGACCAAGCCGATCGACCGCAACAAGCTCACCGCATTGCTGCGCAAGCTGGCACCGGCCAAGACCGATTCCACCATTCTCATCGTTGATGATGATGCCGACGTGCGCGAGCTGATCGGCAATACCGTGAAGGCCGCGGGCATGACGCCGGCGCAGGCCGCCAATGGCCGCGAGGCGCTTGGGTGGCTGTCCAACCATCAGGCTCCCGCGCTGGTGCTGCTCGATCTGATGATGCCCGAGGTGGATGGCTTCGAGTTTCTCGAGAAGGTGCGCGATCTGGACAGCATGAAGGACGTGCCCATTGTCGTGCTGACGGCCAAGGACCTCACCGACGAGGAGCGCGCCTTCCTTGCTGAGCGCACGCTGCTGGTGCTGAGCAAGAGCGGCCAGCCGATCGGCACGCTGGGCGCCGCCCTGTCGGCGCTGGCGCACCGGCATCACGCTGGCGCCGCAAAACACACGAATTAG
- the dctP gene encoding TRAP transporter substrate-binding protein DctP encodes MAQPVQLKLSYFGPDKAQTFQAGIKPFVDAVNAEGKGVVSIVIYADGALGKSIAEQPALIQKEVADIAWVVPGQTPYRFPDDEIFQLPGLARDVREGTLAYTRLVAAGRLRGYQDYFVVGAYVTSPAFIHTRKPVASIAALRGLKIRANNAIEAEALERLGVIATVMPVSQVATAIKHGAIDGAVVALPGLFDFGIADVATHHFHLAGGGAPVAMLMNRKKFAALPDAAKHIIHKYSGEWAAAHWIEAIAESEKQGLAVLRSDPKRVFTEPSQHDLDTASRAVRSLIDGWAAANTRNRDLLRHFEADLSVIRSTVR; translated from the coding sequence GTGGCCCAGCCCGTTCAGCTCAAGCTCTCCTACTTTGGCCCCGACAAGGCGCAAACCTTTCAGGCGGGCATCAAGCCCTTTGTCGACGCCGTCAATGCGGAAGGGAAGGGCGTTGTCAGCATCGTCATTTATGCCGACGGCGCGCTCGGCAAATCGATCGCCGAACAGCCTGCGCTGATTCAGAAGGAGGTCGCGGATATCGCCTGGGTGGTGCCCGGCCAGACCCCATATCGGTTTCCCGATGATGAAATCTTCCAGTTGCCCGGCCTCGCGAGGGATGTCCGCGAAGGCACGCTGGCTTATACGCGCCTGGTCGCGGCCGGCCGGTTGCGCGGCTATCAGGACTACTTTGTCGTCGGCGCCTATGTGACCAGCCCCGCTTTCATTCACACCCGTAAACCGGTCGCTTCCATCGCGGCGCTCCGCGGATTGAAGATCCGCGCCAATAACGCCATCGAGGCGGAGGCGCTTGAGCGATTGGGCGTAATTGCGACGGTCATGCCGGTATCACAGGTGGCGACTGCGATTAAACACGGCGCCATCGATGGCGCCGTGGTGGCGCTGCCCGGCCTGTTCGATTTCGGAATTGCGGATGTGGCGACTCACCATTTTCATCTGGCTGGCGGCGGGGCCCCGGTCGCGATGCTGATGAATCGCAAGAAGTTCGCCGCTCTGCCCGATGCGGCGAAGCATATCATCCACAAGTACAGCGGTGAGTGGGCGGCAGCGCACTGGATCGAAGCGATTGCCGAGTCCGAAAAGCAGGGTCTTGCCGTGCTCCGGTCGGATCCAAAGCGCGTTTTTACCGAACCGTCGCAACACGATCTGGACACCGCGAGCCGCGCCGTTCGGTCGCTTATTGACGGTTGGGCTGCCGCCAATACGCGCAACCGCGATCTCTTGCGGCACTTCGAAGCCGATCTTTCCGTCATACGCTCGACCGTGCGGTAG
- a CDS encoding TRAP transporter substrate-binding protein: MIKSFVRFVVSAATLLALPAVVAAQPVSLKLSFFSSDRTVAYTAAIKPFVDAVNRDGAGLVNIEVYTSGTLGKVQRELPDLVLSGAADMAFIVPGQNPDRFVDTGVIELPGLFQSVREATLTFTELAKGQALAGYSDFFVIGVFTTSPDAIHSRKPIRSIADLRGQRIRVNNAIQAEVLTKLGARPSVIAFNETAPAIMSGEIDGALTAVPQLFDVGIGRLTSYHFLLNTSVAPLTLLMNRKALDALSPAAQAIIRKYSGDWAAASFIDVYEKADKKAFEELQQDRRRTVVIPSQADLDTARAVYATVSDEFAAKSSRHAVLVRRVHEYIAKFRVAK, translated from the coding sequence GTGATCAAGAGTTTTGTGCGTTTCGTGGTTTCTGCGGCCACACTCCTTGCGCTTCCAGCCGTTGTTGCGGCTCAGCCCGTCAGCCTGAAGCTGTCCTTCTTTTCATCCGACCGCACGGTCGCTTACACTGCGGCCATCAAGCCATTTGTCGACGCCGTCAATCGGGATGGCGCTGGCCTCGTGAATATCGAGGTCTATACCAGCGGCACGCTTGGCAAGGTGCAGCGCGAACTGCCTGACCTGGTTCTGTCGGGCGCCGCCGACATGGCTTTCATCGTGCCGGGGCAGAATCCCGACCGCTTCGTCGATACGGGTGTGATCGAACTGCCCGGTCTGTTCCAGAGCGTGCGCGAAGCGACGTTGACCTTTACCGAACTGGCGAAGGGCCAGGCGCTTGCCGGCTATAGCGACTTCTTTGTGATTGGCGTGTTTACGACGTCGCCCGACGCCATTCACAGTCGCAAACCCATTCGGTCGATCGCGGATCTTCGTGGCCAGCGAATCCGTGTCAATAACGCGATCCAGGCCGAAGTGTTGACCAAACTCGGTGCGCGGCCTTCGGTTATTGCCTTCAACGAAACGGCGCCCGCAATCATGAGCGGGGAGATCGACGGCGCGCTGACGGCGGTGCCGCAGCTCTTCGACGTCGGTATCGGCCGGCTGACGAGCTATCATTTTCTGCTCAATACGAGTGTTGCGCCGCTCACCCTCCTGATGAATCGCAAGGCGCTCGATGCGCTCTCTCCGGCGGCTCAGGCTATCATCCGCAAATACAGTGGCGACTGGGCGGCCGCGAGCTTTATTGATGTTTACGAGAAGGCGGACAAGAAGGCATTCGAGGAGCTGCAGCAGGATCGCCGGCGTACGGTCGTCATTCCGTCGCAAGCCGACCTCGACACGGCGAGAGCCGTCTACGCGACAGTCTCTGATGAATTCGCAGCGAAAAGCTCGCGCCACGCCGTACTCGTGCGCAGGGTGCACGAGTACATTGCGAAATTTCGTGTGGCCAAGTGA
- a CDS encoding adenylate/guanylate cyclase domain-containing protein, whose translation MTDDQDQRLNRALAAYLRQEVQAPAMAIADFLDILIEDARRLGADAVLGDLERMQGAGARLNAFVGAVVTDSAADRKLDENDHEFNRRLRHDLRTPLNAIIGYSEMLIEDMDGDAHAPMRDDLIKLKQAADQLLGQIDAMVALTHIDDAPIAREDKLAAHAGIVADVLRTVQPLKAEASHLLDRQSRILIVDDNAANRDVLERRLAREGHAVVTAANGVQALKLVGDEDFDLVLLDLIMPELSGFDVLTRLKGDDATRHIPVIVISALDELDSVVRCIEAGAEDFLSKPFDPILLRTRINSSLEKKWLRDREKKFVADLETEKRKSETLLLNILPHSIVRRMREGELKIADQVHESTILFCDLAGFTMLSGTMSAEDVLDFLGEIFTQFDALAAEAGVEKIKTIGDAYMAAAGIPEPQPDHAHRIARLAPRMMRAVRDVARTTGLKLEARIGIHTGPIVAGVIGTHKFAYDVWGDSVNTASRMESHSVNGRIHISEATRRALGEAFPLEPRGVIEVKGKGPMQTYFLLEP comes from the coding sequence ATGACGGACGATCAGGACCAACGCCTCAACCGGGCTCTTGCCGCCTATCTGCGCCAGGAAGTGCAGGCGCCGGCCATGGCGATTGCCGACTTCCTCGACATCCTTATTGAGGATGCGCGGCGGCTCGGCGCCGATGCCGTTCTCGGCGACCTCGAGCGTATGCAGGGCGCGGGCGCCCGGCTCAATGCCTTTGTCGGCGCGGTGGTTACGGACTCCGCCGCCGATCGCAAGCTCGATGAGAACGACCACGAATTCAACCGCCGCCTCCGTCACGATCTGCGCACGCCGCTCAACGCCATCATCGGCTACAGCGAAATGCTTATCGAGGACATGGACGGCGACGCCCATGCGCCGATGCGCGACGATCTCATCAAACTCAAGCAGGCCGCCGATCAGCTGCTCGGGCAGATCGATGCCATGGTGGCGCTCACCCATATCGACGACGCGCCAATCGCGCGCGAGGACAAGCTTGCCGCCCATGCTGGCATCGTCGCCGACGTGCTGCGCACCGTTCAGCCGCTGAAGGCCGAAGCCTCGCACCTGCTCGATCGGCAAAGCCGCATCCTCATCGTCGACGACAACGCTGCCAATCGCGATGTGCTGGAGCGACGGCTGGCCCGCGAAGGCCATGCCGTCGTTACCGCCGCCAATGGTGTGCAGGCTCTCAAGCTGGTCGGTGACGAAGATTTCGACCTGGTCCTGCTCGATCTCATCATGCCGGAGCTCAGCGGCTTCGATGTGCTCACGCGCCTCAAGGGCGACGACGCCACGCGGCATATTCCGGTCATCGTCATCTCGGCGTTGGACGAGCTCGACAGCGTCGTGCGCTGCATCGAGGCCGGCGCCGAGGATTTCCTGTCCAAGCCGTTCGACCCGATCCTGCTGCGCACGCGCATCAATTCTTCGCTGGAAAAGAAGTGGCTGCGCGACCGCGAGAAGAAGTTCGTCGCCGATCTGGAAACCGAAAAGCGCAAGTCGGAAACGCTGCTGCTCAACATCCTGCCGCACAGCATCGTGCGGCGCATGCGCGAGGGCGAACTCAAGATCGCCGATCAGGTGCATGAATCGACCATCCTGTTCTGCGATCTTGCCGGCTTCACCATGCTGTCCGGCACCATGTCGGCTGAAGATGTGCTCGATTTTCTGGGCGAGATATTCACCCAGTTCGACGCGCTCGCCGCCGAGGCGGGCGTCGAGAAGATCAAGACCATTGGCGACGCCTATATGGCGGCGGCCGGCATTCCCGAGCCGCAGCCCGATCACGCCCACCGCATCGCGCGGCTGGCGCCGCGCATGATGCGCGCCGTGCGCGATGTGGCCCGGACGACGGGACTCAAGCTCGAGGCTCGCATCGGCATCCACACCGGGCCGATCGTTGCCGGCGTTATCGGCACCCACAAATTTGCCTATGACGTCTGGGGCGACAGCGTGAACACCGCGAGCCGCATGGAGTCGCATTCGGTCAACGGCCGCATCCACATTTCTGAGGCGACCCGCAGGGCGCTCGGCGAGGCCTTTCCGCTGGAGCCGCGCGGCGTCATCGAGGTCAAGGGCAAGGGCCCGATGCAAACCTATTTTCTGCTGGAGCCGTGA
- a CDS encoding response regulator, protein MKVLLVEDNEMNRDMLSRRLARNGYEVIMAVDGEQAVTMASSVSPDIILMDMSLPVIDGWEATRRVKADPATKAIPVIALTAHAMAEDEKKARDAGCDDFDTKPVDIQRLIGKMKALTGGV, encoded by the coding sequence ATGAAAGTGCTGCTGGTCGAAGACAACGAGATGAACCGCGATATGCTCTCGCGCCGTCTGGCGCGCAATGGCTACGAGGTGATCATGGCGGTCGATGGCGAGCAGGCGGTCACCATGGCCAGTTCGGTGAGCCCCGACATCATCTTGATGGATATGAGCCTGCCGGTGATCGACGGTTGGGAAGCGACGCGCCGCGTCAAGGCCGATCCCGCAACCAAGGCCATTCCGGTGATCGCGCTGACCGCTCATGCGATGGCTGAGGATGAGAAGAAGGCCCGTGACGCCGGCTGCGACGACTTCGATACCAAGCCGGTCGATATCCAGCGCCTGATCGGCAAGATGAAGGCCCTGACCGGCGGCGTTTGA